In the Sarcophilus harrisii chromosome 3, mSarHar1.11, whole genome shotgun sequence genome, one interval contains:
- the LOC100927333 gene encoding vomeronasal type-1 receptor 1-like, which produces MFGDLALGIIFLIQMGVGILGNFFLLGLYSFTLFIGQRLRPIDCIFAHLTLANSEVLLSKGIPHTIACLGIKNFLDRIGCRITVCIQNVARSVSLSITCLLSGFQVITISPSNSKWAELKPQAQKCVVHSCFLCWCFYLLINFTLLGTMHNSRYLTNNTKMWYLGYCSNLSPSSFNAALFAVVFSIPDIMCVGFMIWASAYLIFLLHRHHQQVKHIHNPHLSLKAFHEKRATHAVLLLVSTYVSFYSLNSGLSFYFFQKDKHQPWLVGILDLLGSWFPAICPFVLIFCDHQIRKSWYDLWHRGYCFLFCYALFNHCSPQNSALKI; this is translated from the coding sequence ATGTTTGGTGACTTGGCATTAGGAATTATCTTCCTTATTCAAATGGGAGTCGGCATTCTTGGGAATTTCTTCCTCCTTGGTCTATACAGTTTCACTTTATTCATTGGCCAAAGACTGAGACCAATAGATTGCATTTTTGCTCACTTAACCTTGGCCAACTCAGAAGTGCTGCTCTCCAAGGGAATCCCTCATACAATTGCTTGTTTGGGTATCAAAAATTTTTTGGATCGTATTGGGTGTAGAATTACTGTTTGTATTCAAAATGTGGCCCGGagtgtttccctcagcatcactTGCCTCTTGAGTGGTTTTCAGGTCATCACCATCAGTCCCAGTAACTCCAAATGGGCAGAACTCAAACCCCAAGCTCAAAAGTGTGTTGTCCACTCCTGCTTTCTCTGTTGGTGCTTCTACCTGTTGATAAATTTCACTTTACTTGGTACTATGCATAACTCAAGGTACCTGACTAATAATACAAAAATGTGGTATCTGGGATATTGTTCAAATTTAAGTCCTTCCTCTTTTAATGCTGCACTTTTTGCAGTTGTCTTTTCTATACCTGATATTATGTGTGTGGGATTCATGATCTGGGCCAGTGCCTACTTAATATTTCTTCTGCACAGGCACCATCAGCAAGTCAAACATATTCATAATCCTCATCTCTCTCTCAAAGCTTTCCATGAGAAAAGAGCCACACATGCTGTCCTCCTATTAGTGAGTACATATGTCTCCTTTTATTCACTTAATTCTGGCTTGTCATTTTACTTCTTTCAAAAAGACAAACATCAACCTTGGTTGGTGGGCATTTTAGATCTCTTAGGATCATGGTTCCCAGCCATTTGTCCTTTTGTGCTGATTTTCTGTGACCACCAAATCCGCAAGAGTTGGTATGATCTTTGGCATAGGggatattgttttctcttttgttatgcTCTCTTCAACCATTGCTCTCCCCAGAATTCTGccttaaaaatataa